A region of Pelodiscus sinensis isolate JC-2024 unplaced genomic scaffold, ASM4963464v1 ctg87, whole genome shotgun sequence DNA encodes the following proteins:
- the LOC142825956 gene encoding uncharacterized protein LOC142825956, with translation MADGCGGEERPRPSEGDTDGGPIPEPPGDVSAPQVLSAEALQGVRAELAQRGEPDAELDACLALALEQFCREPPCVQEDARLEICWGGGSLAFLAGAGACELSVRCRDGRPCYEVGELPLAAELARVRAGLVPLSADTLLTLLENLWDSELSEDPLTLCVCHAWNEFALEPECVWANARLRIQCGPELLEFVSGEGLCEVLVPMCEEGPNYCITELGPDRPVTWSHTCPEPLSVDHLEIVRFRLGRWGVVCEELSGCFEEAIARFSREPVCVQENARLRMCGDGSTLEFLSGEGACEINVSYKEGRPHYEVGELPLHLRLAQLHPSTDPPSTGPRDAV, from the coding sequence ATGGCTGAcggctgtgggggagaggagcggCCGCGTCCCTCAGAGGGTGACACCGACGGGGGCCCCATCCCCGAGCCCCCAGGGGATGTGTCCGCCCCCCAGGTGCTGAGCGCGGAGGCCCTGCAGGGCGTGCGGGCTGAGCTGGCGCAACGAGGGGAGCCGGACGCCGAGCTGGacgcctgcctggccctggccctggagcagttcTGCCGGGAGCCTCCCTGCGTGCAAGAGGACGCCCGCCTGGAGATCTGCTGGGGCGGAGGCAGCCTGGCCTTCCTGGCAGGGGCGGGCGCGTGCGAGCTCTCTGTGCGCTGCAGGGACGGGCGCCCCTGCTACGAGGTGGGGGAGCTGCCCCTGGCCGCGGAGCTGGCTCGGGTCCGCGCCGGCCTGGTGCCGCTGAGCGCCGACACGCTGCTGACGCTGCTGGAGAATCTGTGGGACAGTGAGCTGAGCGAGGACCCCCTCACACTCTGCGTGTGCCACGCCTGGAATGAGTTCGCCCTGGAGCCCGAGTGCGTGTGGGCCAACGCCCGGCTGCGGATCCAGTGCGGCCCGGAGCTGCTGGAGTTCGTCTCCGGCGAGGGGCTGTGCGAGGTCTTGGTGCCCATGTGCGAGGAGGGGCCGAATTATTGCATCACGGAGCTGGGCCCGGACCGGCCCGTGACCTGGTCCCACACCTGCCCGGAGCCGCTGAGCGTGGACCACCTGGAGATCGTGCGCTTCCGGCTGGGGCGCTGGGGGGTGGTGTGCGAGGAGCTGAGCGGCTGCTTCGAGGAGGCCATCGCCCGGTTCAGCCGGGAGCCCGTATGCGTGCAGGAGAACGCCCGGCTGCGGATGTGCGGGGACGGGAGCACCCTGGAGTTCCTctcaggggagggggcgtgtGAGATCAACGTGTCCTACAAGGAGGGGAGACCCCACTATGAGGTCGGGGAGCTGCCCCTGCATCTGCGCTTGGCTCAGTTGCACCCCTCGACAGATCCACCCAGCACCGGGCCCCGTGATGCTGTGTGA
- the LOC112544184 gene encoding uncharacterized protein LOC112544184, translated as MEGPSLVSRPCYLEPLTVENLLRMRCKLESEGQMTRERKARFNGVLRTVKESELVQSNARTVIECDGGDLEYLCSDGGETVFVLCQGGEPLYIGKKRDSDSYPSPPLPEAERLSIRHLLGAMSRLETQHRMTEELRTCFECALENFRKEPNFVQENARLVISCEGKERHFASGNGENEFVVYLQDGKPRYESQVLGWGAYLFKMLARLF; from the coding sequence ATGGAGGGGCCGTCCCTTGTCAGCAGACCTTGCTATCTGGAACCGCTCACCGTAGAAAACCTTCTCCGAATGCGGTGCAAGCTGGAGTCCGAGGGCCAGATGACCCGGGAGCGGAAGGCCCGCTTTAACGGGGTGCTGAGAACGGTCAAAGAATCCGAGCTGGTGCAGAGCAACGCGAGGACGGTGATCGAGTGTGACGGGGGAGACCTGGAATATCTCTGCAGCGACGGAGGAGAAACCGTCTTCGTCCTGTGCCAAGGCGGAGAACCCCTGTATATCGGGAAGAAAAGGGACAGTGATTCGTACCCTTCTCCGCCGCTCCCCGAGGCAGAACGGCTGAGTATCAGACACCTCCTGGGGGCGATGAGCAGGCTGGAAACCCAGCACCGCATGACGGAGGAGCTGAGAACCTGCTTTGAATGTGCCCTGGAGAACTTCCGCAAAGAACCCAACTTCGTCCAAGAGAACGCCCGGTTGGTGATCAGCTGCGAGGGAAAGGAGCGGCATTTTGCGTCCGGGAATGGGGAGAACGAATTCGTGGTGTACCTGCAGGATGGCAAACCCCGGTACGAGAGCCAGGTGCTGGGATGGGGAGCCTACCTTTTTAAAATGCTGGCCAGGTTGTTTTAA